From a region of the Oryza sativa Japonica Group chromosome 6, ASM3414082v1 genome:
- the LOC4340564 gene encoding beta-1,3-galactosyltransferase GALT1, whose protein sequence is MKKWHGGFVIVSLFIILMLRYVILDSPLAEKSLQYVFQQNNTTPLHWLDVPNPPAVQNPQNISQVISTELLASNLSITRNFSDRELQSLHSWNHLKDLVSHAHILPDGVEAIKEAGVAWRELNAALEYDESAVSVNGSTHQKSKEKQCPYSIRRMNATRSGDRFVLKIPCGLIQGSSITIIGTPGGLLGSFKIELTGATVPGEPDPPIVLHYNVRLLGDKLTEDPVIVQNTWTIADDWGSEDRCPSPGSDAKDIAKVDELEKCGSMVGNDQKQAWATKLKSNVSSIQPAWKKNTEPKKYFPFRQGYLAIAILRVGAHGIHMTVDGKHVTSFAFREDLEPGFVGEVRIAGDIKLLSVIASGLPTTEDFEHVTDLEILKAPPVPMDKPLDLFIGIFSTANNFKRRMAVRRTWMQYDAVRSGKAAVRFFVGLHKNEVVNEELWNEARTYGDIQLMPFVDYYSLILWKTIAICIYGTNVLSAKYVMKTDDDAFVRVDEILLSLDRVNISHGLLYGRVNSDSQPHRDPYSKWYITPEEWPEESYPPWAHGPGYIVSQDIAKEVYRKHKRGELKMFKLEDVAMGIWINEMKKDGLDVKYENDGRILVEGCEEGYVVAHYQEPRDMMCLWDKFLKTKRGTCCKE, encoded by the exons ATGAAGAAATGGCACGGTGGTTTTGTCATAGTATCTTTGTTCATTATATTGATGCTAAGATATGTTATATTGGATAGTCCACTTGCTGAAAAATCTCTTCAGTATGTCTTCCAACAGAATAACACAACCCCACTACATTGGCTGGATGTTCCAAACCCGCCTGCAGTTCAGAATCCACAGAACATCTCTCAAGTAATATCAACTGAATTGTTAGCTTCAAACCTTTCCATAACAAGAAATTTCTCCGATAGAGAACTGCAGTCATTGCATTCTTGGAATCATTTAAAAGACCTAGTAAGTCATGCGCACATCTTACCAGATGGAGTAGAAGCAATCAAGGAAGCTGGAGTAGCATGGAGGGAGCTAAATGCAGCCCTTGAATACGATGAATCTGCTGTTTCTGTCAATGGTAGCACTCATCAAAAAAGTAAAGAGAAGCAATGCCCATATTCCATTCGAAGAATGAATGCTACAAGATCAGGTGATAGATTTGTCTTAAAGATTCCTTGTGGACTGATTCAGGGCTCTTCAATAACTATTATCGGTACTCCTGGTGGTCTTCTTGGTAGTTTTAAGATAGAATTAACTGGGGCTACTGTACCTGGTGAACCAGACCCTCCAATTGTGCTTCATTACAATGTCCGTCTTCTTGGTGATAAACTTACAGAAGATCCTGTAATAGTCCAAAATACATGGACTATAGCTGACGACTGGGGTTCTGAAGATCGTTGCCCATCTCCTGGTTCAGATGCTAAGGACATTGCAAAAG TGGATGAGTTAGAAAAATGCGGTAGCATGGTGGGCAATGATCAAAAACAAGCATGGGCCACTAAGTTAAAGTCCAATGTTTCAAGCATACAACCTGCCTGGAAAAAGAACACAGAACCTAAGAAATATTTTCCCTTCAGACAAGGATATCTTGCTATAGCAATTCTTCGTGTTGGAGCACATGGGATCCATATGACTGTAGATGGGAAACATGTCACTTCATTTGCCTTTCGGGAG GATTTGGAGCCTGGATTTGTTGGTGAAGTAAGAATTGCAGGAGATATTAAATTGTTGTCTGTGATAGCAAGTGGTTTGCCTACAACAGAGGACTTTGAACATGTGACTGACTTAGAAATTTTGAAGGCTCCACCAGTTCCCATGGACAAACCCCTGGATCTTTTTATTGGGATCTTTTCTACAGCTAACAATTTCAAGCGCAGAATGGCAGTTCGCAGAACTTGGATGCAGTATGATGCTGTCCGCTCAGGAAAGGCTGCAGTTCGATTCTTTGTTGGCCTG CATAAAAATGAGGTGGTGAATGAGGAACTTTGGAATGAAGCACGAACATATGGAGACATCCAATTGATGCCCTTTGTTGATTATTATAGCCTGATTCTATGGAAGACTATAGCCATCTGCATCTATGGG ACAAACGTCTTGTCAGCCAAGTATGTGATGAAAACAGATGATGATGCTTTTGTCCGTGTGGATGAGATACTTTTATCTTTAGATCGCGTGAACATCAGTCATGGGTTACTGTAcggtcgtgtcaattctgattCTCAGCCTCATCGAGACCCATATAGCAAGTGGTACATAACCCCAGAG GAATGGCCTGAGGAGAGTTATCCTCCATGGGCACATGGTCCGGGATACATTGTATCACAAGACATAGCAAAAGAAGTTTACAGGAAACACAAGAGAGGAGAACTTAAG ATGTTCAAACTAGAAGATGTCGCAATGGGAATATGGATCAATGAGATGAAGAAGGATGGGTTGGATGTAAAGTATGAAAATGATGGGAGGATTTTGGTCGAAGGCTGTGAGGAAGGATATGTGGTTGCACATTACCA